One part of the Thermodesulfobacteriota bacterium genome encodes these proteins:
- the groL gene encoding chaperonin GroEL (60 kDa chaperone family; promotes refolding of misfolded polypeptides especially under stressful conditions; forms two stacked rings of heptamers to form a barrel-shaped 14mer; ends can be capped by GroES; misfolded proteins enter the barrel where they are refolded when GroES binds), whose translation AKKIEYGQEARGALLKGVDTLANAVKATLGPKGRNVIIEKSWGSPTVTKDGVTVAKEIELKDKFQNMGAQMVREVASKTSDVAGDGTTTATVLAQALFREGSRLVAAGHDPMDIKRGIEAAVEKCVGKLKDLSKPVKDRKEIAQVGTISANNDPTIGDIIAEAMDKVGKEGVITVEEAKSMETTLEVVEGMQFDRGYISPYFVTNAERMEAELKEAYVLINDGKISSMKSLLPILEKIANTGKPFVIISEDLEGEALATLVVNKLRGTLNCAAVKAPGFGDRRKAMLQDIAILTGGQVISEEVGLKLENVTLGDLGKAKTIRIDKDNTTIIDGAGSQQAIQDRVKQIRAQIEETTSDYDREKLQERLAKLVGGVAVINVGAATEAEMKEKKARVEDALHATRAAVEEGIVPGGGVAFMRCIPVLDKLKLAESQMVGVRIVKRALEEPLRQIVVNAGAEPSVVANEVRGRKEAEGFDAYKEEYVNMIEAGIIDPTKVARSALQNAASVAGLLLTTEAMIAELPKEEKGGGMPGGGMGGMGGMGDMDM comes from the coding sequence CTGCAAAGAAGATCGAGTACGGCCAGGAGGCGCGGGGCGCACTGCTCAAGGGCGTCGACACCCTGGCCAACGCCGTCAAGGCCACCCTCGGCCCCAAGGGCCGCAACGTCATCATCGAGAAGAGCTGGGGCAGCCCCACCGTCACCAAGGACGGTGTGACCGTCGCCAAGGAGATCGAGCTCAAGGACAAGTTCCAGAACATGGGCGCCCAGATGGTGCGTGAGGTCGCCTCCAAGACCTCGGACGTGGCGGGTGACGGCACCACCACCGCCACCGTGCTGGCCCAGGCGCTGTTTCGGGAAGGGTCTCGCCTGGTGGCCGCCGGCCACGACCCCATGGACATCAAGCGGGGCATCGAGGCCGCGGTGGAGAAGTGCGTGGGCAAACTCAAGGACCTCTCCAAGCCGGTGAAGGACCGCAAGGAGATCGCCCAGGTCGGCACCATCTCCGCCAACAACGACCCCACCATCGGCGACATCATCGCCGAGGCCATGGACAAGGTCGGCAAGGAAGGCGTCATCACGGTCGAGGAAGCCAAGAGCATGGAGACCACCCTGGAGGTGGTCGAGGGGATGCAGTTCGACCGCGGGTACATCAGCCCTTACTTCGTGACCAACGCCGAGCGGATGGAGGCCGAGCTCAAGGAGGCCTACGTCCTCATCAACGACGGCAAGATCAGCAGCATGAAGTCGCTGCTGCCCATCCTCGAGAAGATCGCCAACACCGGCAAGCCCTTCGTCATCATCTCCGAGGACCTGGAGGGCGAGGCCCTGGCCACCCTGGTGGTCAACAAGCTGCGCGGCACGCTCAACTGCGCCGCGGTCAAGGCGCCGGGCTTCGGCGACCGCCGCAAGGCCATGCTCCAGGACATCGCCATCCTCACCGGCGGCCAGGTCATCAGCGAAGAGGTGGGCCTGAAGCTCGAGAACGTGACCCTGGGTGACCTGGGCAAGGCCAAGACCATCCGGATCGACAAGGACAACACCACCATCATCGACGGGGCCGGCAGCCAGCAGGCCATCCAGGACCGGGTCAAGCAGATCCGGGCCCAGATCGAGGAGACCACCTCCGACTACGACCGCGAGAAGCTCCAGGAGCGCCTGGCGAAGCTCGTGGGCGGCGTGGCGGTGATCAATGTGGGCGCGGCCACCGAGGCCGAGATGAAGGAGAAGAAGGCCCGGGTGGAGGATGCGCTCCACGCGACCCGCGCGGCGGTGGAAGAGGGCATCGTCCCCGGCGGCGGGGTGGCCTTCATGCGCTGCATCCCGGTGCTCGACAAGCTCAAGCTCGCCGAGAGCCAGATGGTGGGCGTGCGGATCGTCAAGCGCGCCCTCGAGGAGCCCCTTCGCCAGATCGTGGTCAACGCGGGCGCCGAGCCGTCCGTGGTGGCCAACGAGGTGAGGGGCCGCAAGGAGGCCGAGGGCTTCGACGCCTACAAGGAAGAGTACGTCAACATGATCGAGGCCGGCATCATCGACCCCACCAAGGTGGCCCGCTCGGCGCTGCAGAACGCGGCCAGCGTGGCGGGGCTGCTGCTCACCACCGAGGCCATGATCGCCGAGCTGCCCAAGGAAGAGAAGGGCGGCGGCATGCCCGGCGGCGGCATGGGCGGCATGGGCGGCATGGGCGACATGGACATGTAG